One part of the Pyxidicoccus trucidator genome encodes these proteins:
- a CDS encoding ABC transporter permease: protein METLPTMALPAPERPRGRLSRAVANVLYRHGTLYLLLLLTPPLLWFGVVYLGSLLSLLVQSFYTFDDFTMGVTSDFTWANYRALLDAANHDIVLRTLGMAAAVTVASAVLGFPVAYYMARYATGWRKGFFYIAVMLPMWASYIVKAYSWTVLLSKGGIVYWLVERLYLLSALEWVLSVPGVGGSSLSTSNLGRFLVFTYVWLPFMILPIQAAIERVPGNLLQAAADLGARPAQSFRTVLLPLAFPGVVAGSIFTFSLTLGDYIIPQLVGPPGLFIGNMVYTMQGSIGNMPMAASFTVVPIVIIGLYLAVARRLGAFDAL from the coding sequence ATGGAGACCTTGCCCACCATGGCGCTGCCCGCGCCCGAACGCCCCCGCGGCCGGCTGTCCCGGGCCGTGGCCAACGTGCTCTACCGGCACGGCACGCTCTATCTCCTGTTGCTGCTGACGCCGCCGCTGTTGTGGTTCGGCGTGGTGTACCTGGGCTCGCTCCTGTCGCTGCTGGTGCAGAGCTTCTACACCTTCGACGACTTCACCATGGGCGTGACGTCCGACTTCACGTGGGCGAACTACCGCGCGCTGCTGGACGCGGCCAACCACGACATCGTCCTGCGCACGCTGGGCATGGCGGCGGCGGTGACGGTGGCCTCGGCGGTGCTCGGCTTCCCCGTGGCGTACTACATGGCCCGGTATGCCACCGGCTGGCGCAAGGGCTTCTTCTACATCGCCGTCATGCTCCCCATGTGGGCCAGCTACATCGTCAAGGCCTACTCGTGGACGGTCCTCCTCTCCAAGGGCGGCATCGTCTACTGGCTGGTGGAGCGGCTCTATCTGCTGTCCGCGCTGGAGTGGGTGCTGTCCGTGCCGGGCGTGGGCGGCTCGTCGCTGTCCACCTCCAACCTCGGCCGCTTCCTCGTCTTCACCTACGTGTGGCTGCCGTTCATGATTCTGCCCATCCAGGCGGCGATTGAGCGGGTGCCCGGCAACCTGTTGCAGGCGGCGGCGGACCTGGGGGCGCGGCCCGCGCAGTCGTTCCGCACCGTGCTGCTGCCGCTGGCCTTCCCGGGCGTGGTGGCGGGCTCCATCTTCACCTTCTCGCTCACGCTGGGGGACTACATCATTCCCCAGCTGGTGGGCCCGCCCGGCCTCTTCATCGGCAACATGGTCTACACGATGCAGGGCTCCATCGGGAACATGCCCATGGCGGCGTCCTTCACGGTGGTGCCCATCGTCATCATCGGCCTGTACCTGGCGGTGGCGCGCCGGCTGGGGGCGTTCGATGCACTCTGA